Proteins encoded within one genomic window of Rhododendron vialii isolate Sample 1 chromosome 1a, ASM3025357v1:
- the LOC131332460 gene encoding glycine-rich cell wall structural protein yields MGKFFKNARVFVAVSLLVMGTIEGRRLEGRAGQNDGRYGEDGGVSSWKDNGVWSSVGFGNDVGGGSGIGRGGGGSTGVGSGIGKSVGIDSGIGGGTGVRSGVGGGRGVGTGTGGGSGVGSGVGGGSGVGAGVVGGTGVGSGVSGGVESGVGGGTGVGSGVGGGRGVGTGIRGGSGVGSGVGGGAGASGGTGVGSGVAGGAGVGSGVGGGRGVGSGVGGDRGVGSGAGGGIGTGVGGGAGIGSGVSGGTGVGTGVGGGTGIGSGVGGGTGVGSGVAGGIGIGTGVGGGIGIGTGVGGGTGIGTGVGRGTGIGSGVSGGGGGVGVGSGVGGGVGGGVGVGSGVKGGRSAGKGGKGGAGVGVCEGSKGTGTKDGACAGGIWGGSGFGGGYGGGNEGGRGGFGGSYGEDGF; encoded by the coding sequence ATGGGGAAGTTTTTCAAGAATGCTAGAGTGTTTGTTGCGGTCTCTTTGTTAGTAATGGGAACAATAGAAGGACGAAGACTTGAAGGAAGGGCTGGCCAAAATGATGGAAGATATGGTGAAGATGGCGGGGTTAGTAGTTGGAAAGATAATGGTGTTTGGAGCAGTGTAGGTTTCGGGAATGATGTAGGTGGCGGAAGTGGTATTGGTAGAGGCGGAGGTGGAAGTACTGGTGTAGGTAGTGGCATAGGCAAAAGCGTTGGCATTGACAGCGGTATAGGTGGAGGTACTGGTGTCAGGAGCGGTGTAGGTGGTGGTAGAGGTGTTGGGACAGGTACAGGAGGTGGTAGTGGCGTAGGGAGCGGTGtaggtggtggtagtggtgttGGGGCTGGTGTAGTTGGAGGCACCGGTGTCGGGAGCGGTGTTAGTGGTGGTGTTGAGAGCGGTGTAGGTGGAGGTACTGGTGTCGGGAGCGGTGTAGGTGGTGGTAGAGGTGTTGGGACAGGTATAAGAGGTGGTAGTGGTGTAGGGAGCGGTGTAGGTGGTGGTGCAGGTGCAAGCGGAGGTACTGGTGTTGGGAGCGGTGTGGCAGGTGGTGCTGGTGTTGGGAGCGGTGTAGGTGGCGGTAGAGGTGTTGGAAGTGGTGTGGGTGGCGATAGAGGTGTTGGGAGTGGTGCAGGTGGTGGTATAGGAACTGGTGTAGGGGGAGGTGCTGGTATTGGGAGTGGTGTAAGTGGTGGTACCGGTGTTGGCACTGGTGTAGGGGGAGGCACTGGTATTGGGAGTGGTGTAGGCGGAGGTACTGGAGTAGGAAGTGGTGTAGCAGGTGGTATTGGCATTGGGACCGGGGTAGGTGGAGGTATTGGCATTGGGACCGGGGTAGGTGGAGGTACGGGCATTGGGACCGGGGTAGGCAGAGGTACGGGCATTGGGAGCGGTgtaagtggtggtggtggtggtgttggtgttgGAAGCGGTGTAGGTGGTGGTGTAGGGGGAGGCGTAGGTGTTGGTAGTGGTGTTAAGGGTGGGAGAAGTGCAGGCAAAGGTGGCAAGGGGGGTGCAGGTGTGGGAGTGTGTGAAGGTAGCAAAGGTACAGGTACTAAAGATGGTGCATGTGCTGGTGGCATTTGGGGAGGAAGTGGGTTTGGCGGTGGATATGGAGGCGGGAATGAAGGTGGCAGAGGAGGATTCGGTGGTAGTTATGGTGAAGATGGGTTTTAA
- the LOC131304609 gene encoding pentatricopeptide repeat-containing protein GUN1, chloroplastic-like, with protein sequence MASSIPPPHYSHSSTKPYPQNRNNYQTHHHHPLQNHRQTHHQPWSPSSSSHNLSLSRGPSRPPNAAKPTTLPPRPISKPSFTTSCSYPPLPSQTQSELSSHFSGRRSTRFISKMHFGRPKSAALASRHTSIAEEALHQLAMRFSSSSISDDGDDKHVERVLVDFEPKLCGTDDYTFLLRELGNRGECSTAMRCFQFAIRRERRRNEQGKLASAMISVLGRLGKVDLARKVFDTAIKDGYGSTVFAYSALISAYAKSGCCDDAIKVFETMKASGLKPNLVTYNALIDACGKGGADFNLASAIFDEMLKKGFQPDRITYNSLLAVCGGAGLWDTALNLFNEMVHRGIDQDIYTYNTLLDAACNGGHLDVAFEIMADMPAKNLLPNEVTYSILIRGCAKAGRLDNALSLFNEMKFAGVKLDRVSYNTLLAIYASLGRFEEALSIGHEMQSMGIKKDVVTYNALLDGYGKQGEYEKVKELFQEMKAERFVPNLLTYSTLISVYSKGGLYREAMEVYKEFKMGGLKADVVFYSKLVDALCRKGLVESSVLLLEEMTEKGIRPNVVTYNSIINAFGATGECSTDGAGGSGKSGSLVESPQSVVLWDAVRSTIEHTDGDRIIRIFEELAAGNSCHSKKDKRFRQEILCVLGVFQKMHELKIKPNVVTFSAILTACSRCSSFDEASLLLEELRLFDNQVYGVAHGLLMGHCENVWLKAASLFDEVRRMDSATASAFYNALTDVLWHFGQRRGAQLVVLEGKRRHVWENTWSDFCLDLHLMSSGAARAMVHAWLLNIRSIVFEGHELPKLLSILTGWGKHSKVVGDGTLKRAIEGLLGGLGAPFRVTECNIGRFISTGAMVASWLRESGTLSVLILHDDRTPTQTAYLPQLHTIPL encoded by the exons ATGGCCTCGTCTATTCCGCCACCCCACTATTCCCATTCCTCCACAAAGCCCTACCCCCAAAACCGCAACAACTACCAaacccaccaccatcacccccTCCAAAACCACCGCCAAACCCATCACCAACCCTggtccccctcctcctcctcccacaATCTCTCCCTTTCCAGAGGACCATCTAGACCTCCAAATGCCGCCAAACCAACGACGCTGCCCCCACGCCCCATCTCCAAGCCTAGTTTCACTACTTCCTGCTCTTATCCGCCCCTTCCCTCTCAAACTCAATCAGAACTTTCTTCCCATTTCTCCGGCCGAAGATCCACTCGATTCATCTCCAAAATGCACTTCGGCCGTCCCAAGTCCGCCGCCCTCGCTAGCCGACACACCTCCATCGCCGAAGAAGCCCTGCACCAGCTTGCCATGCGattcagcagcagcagcatcagCGATGATGGTGATGATAAACATGTAGAAAGAGTCCTGGTCGATTTCGAACCCAAGCTTTGTGGGACCGACGACTACACATTCTTGCTTCGTGAGCTCGGTAATCGGGGGGAATGCTCCACGGCCATGAGATGTTTCCAATTCGCCATTCGCCGCGAGAGAAGGCGTAATGAGCAGGGTAAGCTTGCGAGTGCCATGATTAGTGTTCTTGGAAGGTTGGGAAAGGTCGACTTGGCTAGGAAAGTGTTTGATACGGCGATTAAAGACGGATACGGGAGTACTGTTTTCGCTTATTCCGCTTTAATAAGTGCTTATGCCAAGAGTGGGTGCTGTGATGACGCTATCAAGGTCTTTGAGACCATGAAAGCTTCTGGCTTGAAGCCCAATTTGGTAACCTACAATGCTTTAATTGATGCTTGTGGAAAAGGGGGTGCAGATTTTAATCTTGCATCGGCAATTTTCGATGAGATGCTGAAAAAAGGGTTCCAGCCTGATCGAATTACGTATAATTCGCTTCTTGCTGTTTGTGGTGGTGCCGGGTTGTGGGATACTGCGCTCAACTTGTTTAATGAGATGGTTCATAGAGGAATTGATCAGGATATTTACACTTACAATACGCTTCTGGATGCTGCTTGCAATGGTGGGCATTTGGATGTGGCTTTTGAGATAATGGCGGATATGCCCGCCAAGAATTTACTGCCTAATGAGGTAACTTATAGCATTTTGATCCGGGGATGCGCCAAGGCAGGGAGATTGGACAACGCACTGAGTTTGTTTAATGAGATGAAATTTGCAGGTGTGAAATTGGATAGGGTTTCTTATAACACTTTGCTTGCTATTTATGCGAGCCTCGGTAGGTTTGAGGAGGCTTTGAGCATTGGACATGAGATGCAGAGTATGGGGATTAAGAAGGATGTTGTTACTTATAATGCTCTTCTTGATGGATACGGGAAGCAAGGGGAGTACGAAAAAGTGAAGGAACTATTCCAAGAGATGAAAGCAGAGCGTTTTGTGCCTAACCTGTTGACTTACTCTACTTTGATCAGTGTCTACTCTAAAGGTGGTTTGTATAGAGAGGCAATGGAGGTTTATAAAGAGTTCAAGATGGGAGGGTTGAAGGCTGATGTTGTCTTTTATAGCAAACTTGTCGATGCCCTGTGTAGGAAGGGACTTGTGGAGTCATCTGTATTGTTGCTTGAGGAGATGACAGAGAAAGGGATTCGACCCAATGTTGTCACTTATAATTCTATTATTAACGCCTTTGGTGCAACTGGAGAATGTTCAACCGATGGTGCTGGTGGAAGTGGAAAATCAGGGTCACTGGTTGAATCTCCACAGTCGGTGGTTCTTTGGGATGCCGTCCGTTCCACAATTGAACATACGGATGGTGACAGGATCATTAGGATTTTTGAGGAACTAGCGGCTGGAAATTCATGTCATTCGAAGAAAGACAAAAGGTTCCGACAGGAGATTTTGTGCGTCTTGGGAGTTTTCCAAAAGATGCACGAACTGAAAATAAAACCAAATGTGGTCACATTTTCAGCAATTTTAACTGCTTGCAG CCGTTGTAGTTCATTTGACGAAGCTTCATTGTTATTGGAGGAACTTCGTTTGTTCGATAATCAAGTCTATGGAGTCGCCCATGGACTTCTCATGGGCCACTGCGAGAACGTGTGGTTGAAAGCTGCATCCCTTTTTGATGAGGTGAGACGGATGGACTCTGCAACGGCATCTGCCTTCTATAATGCTTTGACTGACGTGCTGTGGCACTTTGGGCAG AGACGTGGGGCTCAACTGGTCGTGCTTGAAGGGAAACGACGCCATGTATGGGAGAACACGTGGTCTGATTTTTGCTTAGATCTTCATCTCATGTCTTCCGGTGCTGCACGTGCTATGGTTCATGCTTGGTTGCTCAATATACGGTCTATCGTTTTCGAAGGACATGAGTTGCCAAAACTACTGAG CATTTTGACAGGGTGGGGGAAACACAGCAAAGTGGTGGGTGATGGGACACTAAAGCGGGCAATTGAGGGACTCCTTGGTGGATTGGGGGCACCATTTAGGGTGACGGAGTGCAATATTGGGAGGTTTATATCAACAGGTGCTATGGTGGCTTCTTGGTTGAGAGAATCAGGCACTCTCAGTGTCCTCATTCTTCATGATGACAGAACTCCCACACAGACTGCTTATCTTCCTCAACTCCATACAATCCCCTTGTAG